A section of the Microbacterium forte genome encodes:
- a CDS encoding fluoride efflux transporter FluC, which yields MTLRSLLLVFVGGSIGTAARLAVALWIPDAGGFPVATLTVNVLGALLIGILAARLPQTTGLRVFLGTGVLGGFTTYSAFMTGAVELWADAPLLAFVYAAASLVLGLAAAAAGLRLGRPRPPARLDGAAAA from the coding sequence GTGACTCTCCGCAGCCTCCTCCTGGTCTTCGTGGGAGGCAGCATAGGCACGGCGGCGCGGCTCGCGGTCGCGCTCTGGATTCCGGATGCCGGAGGCTTCCCGGTCGCCACCCTCACCGTCAACGTGCTCGGGGCGCTGCTGATCGGCATCCTCGCCGCTCGGCTGCCGCAGACCACGGGCCTGCGGGTGTTCCTCGGCACCGGTGTGCTCGGCGGCTTCACGACCTACAGCGCGTTCATGACCGGTGCGGTGGAACTCTGGGCGGATGCTCCGCTGCTCGCCTTCGTCTACGCCGCGGCCAGTCTCGTTCTCGGCCTTGCCGCGGCCGCGGCGGGGCTGCGTCTCGGCCGACCTCGTCCGCCCGCCCGCCTCGACGGAGCAGCAGCCGCATGA
- a CDS encoding FAD-dependent oxidoreductase, with translation MKPLWKLDRTPPIGTPFDPGARHDVIIVGAGLTGLTTAVMLTRAGLDVAVIEAGEVAELATGGNTGKLTLLQGKRLAEIRRHHSASLVQAYVEGNREGMDWLVGFADHSGVSYERRADHSYAQDPNGVDSVRAVHEAAREAGLATRVLTREELSEAAFPVVSAVALDDQVTIDPALVTQALAEELLATGGTLHTGTRVTATHVLPEPRVETPVGPMFAEHIVIATGYPILDRGLYFAKMRAFRSYCVSFRVAGDVPESTFISLDSPSRSIRPVSPADGPGGTAQLIVGGNGHPVGRSDSEAAAVDDLIDWTKQYFPDAEETHRWSAQDYESHNQIPFVGAMPRGFGSIRFATGYAKWGLSNAPAAALRLTAEILGAHWHDRPSWMVKLGTRLTVPADLARGAAEGAKVAAAATSGWVEAERNPVPVPKPAEGEGVVANRSGRPVGISTVDGVTRAVSAVCPHLGGVLDWNDAECTWDCPLHASRFAADGTRIEGPALQDLKVLPRKSGG, from the coding sequence ATGAAGCCACTGTGGAAGCTCGACCGGACCCCGCCCATCGGCACACCGTTCGATCCCGGCGCACGGCACGACGTGATCATCGTCGGTGCGGGCCTCACCGGCCTCACCACCGCGGTCATGCTCACGCGAGCGGGGCTCGACGTGGCGGTGATCGAGGCGGGGGAGGTCGCCGAGCTGGCGACCGGCGGCAACACCGGCAAGCTCACCCTGCTGCAGGGCAAGCGGCTCGCCGAGATCCGCAGGCACCACTCCGCTTCCCTCGTGCAGGCGTACGTCGAAGGCAACCGCGAGGGCATGGACTGGCTGGTCGGCTTCGCCGACCACTCAGGCGTCTCGTACGAGCGGCGAGCCGACCACTCCTACGCGCAGGATCCGAACGGCGTCGACTCGGTGCGCGCGGTGCACGAGGCGGCGCGCGAAGCGGGCCTCGCGACCAGGGTGCTCACTCGGGAGGAGCTCTCGGAGGCGGCATTCCCCGTCGTCAGCGCCGTCGCGCTCGACGACCAGGTGACCATCGACCCTGCGCTCGTGACGCAGGCGCTCGCCGAGGAGCTGCTCGCGACCGGCGGCACGTTGCACACGGGAACCCGGGTCACCGCCACCCACGTCCTTCCCGAGCCGCGCGTCGAGACCCCGGTCGGGCCCATGTTCGCGGAGCACATCGTGATCGCGACGGGCTATCCGATCCTCGACCGCGGGCTGTACTTCGCGAAGATGCGCGCCTTCCGGTCCTACTGCGTCTCGTTCCGCGTCGCAGGCGACGTGCCGGAGTCGACCTTCATCTCGCTCGACTCCCCCAGCAGGTCGATCCGTCCGGTCTCGCCCGCCGACGGCCCCGGCGGCACGGCGCAGCTCATCGTCGGCGGCAACGGGCATCCGGTCGGGCGCTCCGACAGCGAGGCCGCCGCGGTCGACGATCTGATCGACTGGACGAAGCAGTACTTTCCGGATGCCGAGGAGACACACCGCTGGTCGGCGCAGGACTACGAGTCGCACAACCAGATCCCGTTCGTGGGTGCGATGCCACGAGGATTCGGCAGCATCCGCTTCGCGACCGGCTACGCCAAATGGGGGCTGTCGAACGCGCCGGCCGCTGCTCTGCGTCTGACCGCAGAGATCCTCGGCGCCCACTGGCACGATCGGCCGTCGTGGATGGTCAAGCTCGGCACGAGGCTGACGGTGCCGGCCGATCTCGCCCGAGGAGCCGCAGAAGGAGCGAAGGTCGCGGCCGCCGCGACGAGCGGATGGGTCGAGGCCGAGCGCAACCCCGTGCCGGTTCCGAAGCCGGCGGAGGGCGAGGGTGTGGTCGCCAACCGCAGCGGACGCCCGGTCGGAATCTCGACGGTCGACGGAGTCACCCGCGCGGTCTCGGCCGTCTGCCCGCACCTCGGCGGAGTGCTCGACTGGAACGATGCCGAGTGCACCTGGGACTGCCCGCTGCACGCCTCTCGGTTCGCTGCCGACGGCACCCGCATCGAGGGTCCGGCGCTGCAGGATCTGAAGGTCCTCCCCCGCAAGAGCGGGGGCTGA
- a CDS encoding nitroreductase family protein, which translates to MELLDAIRRRKTTNGPFLPDPVSEEHQRILLEAAGRAPSQLNSQPWRFVVIENRDTIDRIARISGESMTEAMSNGTFFERYKPYFRFSQAEMEEKRSGMLFDKLPAALRPFTSQVFTKRGQKLMNTFGVPKTLGEENHKLVGGSPLLLGVMLDRSEYRPGQLSSFYSVFSMGAAMENVWLTTVELGMGIQFISFPMEVPGRWDEIVKLLRVPDDLELMAVYRLGYLPPEQRRPAIDWSSHQRKLASQYVFRENCDEPQQGWDAPPPGAGAPPTS; encoded by the coding sequence ATGGAACTGCTCGACGCCATCCGCCGCCGCAAGACCACGAACGGGCCGTTCCTGCCCGACCCGGTGTCGGAGGAGCATCAGCGCATCCTGCTCGAGGCGGCCGGTCGTGCCCCTTCGCAGCTGAACAGCCAGCCGTGGCGGTTCGTGGTCATCGAGAACCGCGACACGATCGACAGGATCGCGCGGATCTCGGGCGAGAGCATGACCGAGGCGATGTCGAACGGCACGTTCTTCGAGCGCTACAAGCCGTACTTCCGCTTCAGTCAGGCCGAGATGGAGGAGAAGCGCAGCGGGATGCTGTTCGACAAGCTCCCCGCGGCCCTCCGCCCGTTCACGAGCCAGGTGTTCACGAAGCGCGGTCAGAAGCTGATGAACACGTTCGGCGTGCCCAAGACGCTGGGCGAGGAGAACCACAAGCTGGTCGGCGGCTCTCCGCTCCTGCTCGGCGTGATGCTCGATCGCAGCGAGTACCGACCGGGCCAGCTCTCATCGTTCTACTCGGTCTTCAGCATGGGCGCGGCGATGGAGAACGTCTGGCTGACGACGGTCGAGCTCGGCATGGGCATCCAGTTCATCTCGTTCCCGATGGAGGTGCCTGGTCGCTGGGACGAGATCGTGAAGCTGCTGCGCGTGCCAGATGACCTCGAGCTCATGGCGGTCTACCGCCTCGGCTATCTGCCACCCGAGCAGCGTCGCCCGGCGATCGACTGGTCGAGCCACCAGCGCAAGCTCGCCTCGCAGTACGTGTTCCGTGAGAACTGCGACGAGCCCCAGCAGGGCTGGGACGCGCCGCCGCCGGGTGCGGGCGCCCCACCGACGAGCTGA
- a CDS encoding MerR family transcriptional regulator produces the protein MTGRDWSIQEIARLAGTTSRTLRHYDDVGLLSPSRIAHNGYRHYDEAALVRLQRILLLRELGLGLPQIAEVLNPVNARQSEESALETHLALLREEQNRLARQIASVENTINALKGGEELMAENMFDGFDYTQYKEEVEERWGRKAYADSDRWWRGMTDAERADWQQRVSDLGRDWIAAAESGIDPASAEAQDVARRHVEWLTGIPGTPAAVPGGDVKGYVIGLGEMYVADPRFGANYVTSAGGTQGAEFVRDALRIYAEGNL, from the coding sequence ATGACCGGTCGTGATTGGTCGATCCAGGAGATCGCCCGACTCGCGGGCACCACCAGCAGAACGCTGCGTCACTACGACGACGTGGGCCTGCTGTCACCCTCGCGCATCGCGCACAACGGCTATCGCCACTACGACGAGGCCGCGCTCGTGCGCCTGCAGCGCATCCTGCTGCTGCGTGAGCTCGGACTCGGTCTGCCGCAGATCGCGGAGGTGCTGAACCCGGTGAATGCGCGGCAGAGCGAGGAGTCCGCTCTCGAGACACACCTCGCGCTGCTGCGCGAGGAGCAGAACCGGCTGGCGCGGCAGATCGCGTCGGTCGAGAACACCATCAACGCACTGAAAGGAGGTGAAGAACTCATGGCAGAGAACATGTTCGACGGCTTCGACTACACCCAGTACAAGGAGGAGGTCGAAGAGCGCTGGGGTCGCAAGGCCTACGCCGACAGCGACCGCTGGTGGCGCGGGATGACCGATGCCGAGCGCGCCGACTGGCAGCAGCGTGTGTCCGACCTCGGTCGCGACTGGATCGCCGCCGCAGAGAGCGGCATCGACCCGGCATCCGCCGAGGCTCAGGATGTCGCTCGGCGCCACGTCGAGTGGCTCACCGGCATCCCCGGAACCCCCGCGGCCGTGCCGGGTGGTGACGTGAAGGGATACGTCATCGGGCTCGGCGAGATGTACGTCGCAGACCCGCGCTTCGGCGCGAACTACGTGACGTCGGCCGGCGGCACGCAGGGAGCGGAGTTCGTCCGCGACGCCCTTCGCATCTACGCGGAAGGCAACCTGTAG
- a CDS encoding glycogen/starch/alpha-glucan phosphorylase translates to MPESHSPLQPLALAPVIAPPSTADEFVERFLHNLNFDRGVALSASSANDRYLALAHTVREYLMARWLEDVRHQKEVQAKGVCYLSAEYLLGRQLDNNLLAADLTEVAGEALASCGVSLDELRAHEVEPGLGNGGLGRLAACFIDSLATMAVPSIGYGIRYEYGIFRQTFVDGQQVEQPDAWLALGSPWEFARPEDAQTIAFGGHTEKYDDDGVTRSRWVPAWNVQAVPYNYMVPGFRNGRVNTLRLWSAVATSAFDLRIFNSGDYEEAVRAQTFAENISKVLYPEDSTPQGKELRLQQQYFFVAASIHDFLDNMLADGFDLANLPERVIFQLNDTHPVIAVPEFMRVLIDEKHLEWDAAWAITQQCFAYTCHTLLPEALEVWPVELLGRLLPRHLEIIYRINDEFLVAVRERFGDDEMLVRNMSIIAEHPERSVRMAYLATVAGAKVNGVAELHSQLLREKVLSDFDAFFPGKFTNVTNGVTPRRFLRLANPELSSLVTAAIGDGWTTDLERLHELEPFAEDAEFRTAFAAVKAANKRRLSEVLRERDGVEISDGHMLDVMVKRLHEYKRQLLKVLHIVTTYEGVISGRIAVSDVVPRTAIFGAKAAPGYAMAKRIIHLINAVGEVVNTDPRLEGRLKVVFPPNYNVTLAERVIPAADLSEQISLAGKEASGTGNMKFALNGALTIGTDDGANVEIRELVGDDNFYLFGMSEPEVEALSTRGYRPQEYYQADDGLRRAIDLIASGAFSRGDRSMFEPVVSNLLYEDRFMVLADYASYIAAQDRVDAAYADQDSWTRSAILNVARTGFFSSDRSIRDYIDRIWHTPPLV, encoded by the coding sequence GTGCCCGAATCACACTCCCCTCTGCAGCCGCTCGCCCTCGCTCCCGTGATCGCTCCGCCGAGCACTGCGGATGAGTTCGTCGAGCGCTTCCTGCACAACCTCAACTTCGACCGCGGCGTCGCGCTGTCGGCATCCAGCGCGAATGACCGCTATCTCGCGCTCGCCCACACGGTGCGCGAGTACCTGATGGCACGCTGGCTCGAAGACGTGCGGCACCAGAAGGAGGTGCAGGCGAAGGGCGTCTGCTACCTCTCGGCCGAGTACCTGCTGGGCCGTCAGCTCGACAACAACCTGCTCGCGGCCGACCTCACCGAGGTCGCCGGCGAAGCCCTGGCGTCGTGCGGCGTCTCGCTCGACGAGCTGCGCGCGCACGAGGTCGAGCCAGGTCTCGGCAACGGCGGACTCGGGCGCCTCGCCGCCTGCTTCATCGACTCGCTCGCCACGATGGCTGTGCCGAGCATCGGCTACGGCATCCGCTACGAGTACGGGATCTTCCGTCAGACGTTCGTCGACGGTCAGCAGGTCGAGCAGCCCGACGCCTGGCTTGCGCTCGGCTCCCCGTGGGAGTTCGCGCGACCCGAAGACGCGCAGACGATCGCGTTCGGCGGCCACACCGAGAAGTACGACGACGACGGCGTCACGCGCAGCCGGTGGGTCCCCGCGTGGAACGTGCAGGCCGTGCCCTACAACTACATGGTCCCCGGATTCCGGAACGGCCGCGTCAACACCCTCCGGCTGTGGAGCGCGGTCGCCACGAGCGCCTTCGACCTGCGCATCTTCAACTCGGGCGACTACGAAGAGGCCGTGCGAGCGCAGACGTTCGCCGAGAACATCTCGAAGGTGCTCTACCCCGAAGACTCCACCCCGCAGGGCAAGGAGCTGCGCCTGCAGCAGCAGTACTTCTTCGTCGCGGCATCCATCCACGACTTCCTCGACAACATGCTCGCCGACGGCTTCGACCTCGCGAACCTGCCCGAGCGCGTGATCTTCCAGCTCAACGACACCCACCCGGTGATCGCGGTGCCCGAGTTCATGCGCGTGCTCATCGACGAGAAGCACCTCGAGTGGGATGCCGCGTGGGCGATCACCCAGCAGTGCTTCGCCTACACGTGCCACACTCTGCTTCCCGAGGCGCTCGAGGTCTGGCCGGTCGAACTGCTGGGCCGACTGCTGCCCCGCCACCTCGAGATCATCTACCGCATCAACGACGAGTTCCTCGTGGCGGTGCGCGAGCGCTTCGGCGACGACGAGATGCTCGTGCGCAACATGTCGATCATCGCCGAGCATCCGGAGCGCTCGGTGCGCATGGCGTACCTCGCGACCGTCGCCGGAGCGAAGGTCAACGGCGTCGCCGAGCTGCACTCGCAGCTGCTTCGCGAGAAGGTGCTCAGCGACTTCGACGCGTTCTTCCCCGGCAAGTTCACGAACGTCACGAACGGGGTGACACCTCGGCGCTTCCTGCGCCTCGCCAACCCGGAACTCTCTTCGCTCGTCACCGCCGCGATCGGCGACGGCTGGACCACCGACCTCGAACGGCTGCATGAGCTCGAGCCGTTCGCCGAGGATGCCGAATTCCGCACCGCGTTCGCCGCGGTGAAGGCCGCGAACAAGCGCCGCCTGAGCGAGGTGCTGCGCGAACGGGACGGCGTCGAGATCAGCGACGGCCACATGCTCGACGTCATGGTCAAGCGTCTGCACGAGTACAAGCGCCAGCTGCTGAAGGTGCTGCACATCGTCACCACCTACGAGGGCGTGATCTCGGGGCGCATCGCCGTGTCCGACGTCGTGCCGCGAACGGCGATCTTCGGCGCGAAGGCGGCGCCCGGATACGCGATGGCGAAGCGCATCATCCACCTGATCAACGCCGTGGGCGAGGTGGTGAACACCGACCCGCGACTCGAGGGCAGACTGAAGGTCGTCTTCCCGCCGAACTACAACGTGACTCTGGCCGAACGCGTGATCCCCGCCGCCGACCTGTCGGAGCAGATCTCGCTCGCCGGCAAGGAGGCGTCTGGCACCGGCAACATGAAGTTCGCGCTGAACGGCGCGCTCACCATCGGCACGGATGACGGGGCCAACGTCGAGATCCGCGAGCTCGTCGGCGACGACAACTTCTATCTCTTCGGCATGAGCGAGCCCGAGGTCGAGGCGCTGAGCACTCGCGGCTATCGGCCGCAGGAGTACTACCAGGCCGATGACGGCCTGCGTCGGGCGATCGACCTGATCGCCTCCGGCGCCTTCTCTCGCGGCGACCGCTCGATGTTCGAACCCGTCGTCTCGAACCTGCTCTACGAGGACCGCTTCATGGTGCTCGCCGACTATGCGTCGTACATCGCCGCGCAGGATCGGGTGGATGCCGCATACGCCGACCAGGATTCCTGGACCCGCTCCGCGATCCTCAACGTCGCCCGCACGGGGTTCTTCTCGTCCGACCGGTCGATCCGCGACTACATCGACCGCATCTGGCACACTCCGCCCCTCGTCTGA
- a CDS encoding DUF4097 family beta strand repeat-containing protein has translation MTEKWLIAPGEERVIDIENVTRLKIGLVGGQVDVIAHDEPGIRIEVHGVTTKDLRIEANDGEVEIDHPQLGWDNFLEVFRNFGSGGPKAEVSVAVPRSIALNLGVVSAGALVSGIRNDARLNTVSGDLIVDTLIGDLTVNSVSGDVQVRGLTGSINANSVSGDVAVTGTIRRATVDIVSGSTLVDAAGDVNAINVNSVSGGTTVRLDESLAANYVVRSLSGRLLIDGVERGSSGINNYTGSTGELAGRFVDLRANSVSGGVTVLRRTPSSIENDPEWEEA, from the coding sequence ATGACCGAGAAGTGGCTCATCGCCCCCGGCGAAGAACGCGTCATCGACATCGAGAACGTCACCCGGCTGAAGATCGGTCTGGTCGGCGGTCAGGTCGATGTCATCGCACACGACGAACCCGGCATCCGCATCGAGGTGCACGGTGTCACCACCAAAGACCTCCGCATCGAGGCGAACGACGGCGAGGTCGAGATCGACCACCCGCAGCTCGGCTGGGACAACTTCCTCGAGGTGTTCCGCAACTTCGGCTCCGGCGGCCCCAAGGCCGAGGTCAGCGTCGCCGTGCCCCGCTCGATCGCCCTGAACCTCGGCGTCGTCAGCGCCGGAGCTCTCGTCTCAGGCATCCGCAACGATGCCCGCCTCAACACCGTCTCGGGTGACCTCATCGTCGACACCCTCATCGGCGACCTCACGGTCAACTCAGTGTCCGGCGACGTGCAGGTGCGCGGCCTCACCGGCTCGATCAACGCGAACAGCGTCTCAGGAGATGTCGCCGTCACCGGCACCATCCGCCGCGCCACCGTCGACATCGTCTCGGGGTCGACGCTGGTCGACGCCGCCGGCGACGTGAACGCCATCAACGTCAACTCGGTCTCCGGCGGCACCACCGTGCGCCTCGACGAGTCACTCGCCGCGAACTACGTCGTGCGCTCGCTGAGCGGACGACTGCTGATCGACGGCGTCGAGCGTGGCTCCTCCGGGATCAACAACTACACCGGCTCGACCGGTGAGCTGGCCGGACGTTTCGTCGACCTGCGCGCGAACTCCGTCTCGGGCGGCGTCACGGTCCTTCGCCGCACGCCCAGCTCGATCGAGAACGACCCCGAATGGGAGGAAGCATGA
- a CDS encoding PadR family transcriptional regulator yields the protein MSPAVFSHGDLRLYLLSLLAEAPQHGYGIIQALTDRTGGTYTPSAGTIYPRLAKLEEEGLVSKTVDGRTTIYAITDAGRAELASREGDLAGIEAGLTDSVRLIANEVRQSVKEAMKSLRADLATAEKDDRAASKSRPRTAGDDERTVTREELHRADAVINAFRARVRTDLRTHVAKGGTLPASVVTQLEDGLDAAARGITTALASLGR from the coding sequence ATGAGTCCCGCAGTGTTCTCCCACGGCGATCTCAGGCTCTACCTGCTCTCGCTGCTCGCCGAGGCGCCCCAGCATGGCTACGGCATCATCCAGGCTCTCACCGATCGCACGGGAGGCACCTACACGCCCAGCGCCGGCACCATCTATCCGCGGCTCGCGAAGCTCGAGGAGGAGGGTCTGGTCAGCAAGACCGTCGACGGCCGCACCACGATCTACGCGATCACGGATGCCGGACGCGCCGAGCTCGCGTCCCGCGAGGGCGACCTCGCCGGCATCGAGGCGGGTCTCACCGACTCGGTGCGACTGATCGCCAACGAGGTGCGTCAGAGCGTCAAGGAGGCCATGAAGAGCCTTCGCGCAGACCTGGCCACGGCTGAGAAAGACGACCGCGCCGCATCCAAGTCCCGCCCGCGCACCGCGGGCGACGACGAGCGCACCGTCACTCGCGAGGAGCTGCACCGAGCGGATGCCGTCATCAACGCCTTCCGCGCACGGGTGCGCACCGACCTCCGCACCCACGTGGCGAAGGGCGGCACGCTGCCGGCATCCGTCGTCACGCAGCTGGAGGACGGGCTGGATGCCGCGGCCCGAGGGATCACGACCGCTCTGGCATCGCTCGGGCGCTGA
- a CDS encoding universal stress protein gives MTDNTSTPTDEAAQNATLQKAVIVGMQPGQPTRVIEEAARFARLLRVPLVVAHVDVTRFVTYEDPDGYVHSAPIDINLDAGAAEFEAVQAEATAALDGTGLTWTARQLVGDPALAIKQLATKLDAQLIVVGTRKRGIGESIREFFTGSVAARLAHRQHRPVLVVPLQDPVPDTQPEIWTE, from the coding sequence ATGACCGACAACACCTCGACGCCCACCGACGAGGCCGCACAGAACGCGACACTGCAGAAGGCCGTGATCGTCGGGATGCAGCCGGGGCAGCCCACGCGGGTGATCGAAGAAGCAGCGCGGTTCGCGCGGCTCCTCCGGGTGCCTCTCGTGGTGGCCCACGTCGACGTCACCCGCTTCGTCACCTACGAAGATCCCGATGGCTATGTGCACTCGGCGCCCATCGACATCAACCTCGACGCCGGAGCAGCCGAGTTCGAGGCCGTGCAGGCCGAAGCCACTGCGGCGCTCGACGGCACAGGCCTGACGTGGACGGCCCGCCAGCTCGTCGGCGACCCTGCCCTCGCCATCAAGCAGCTCGCCACCAAGCTCGACGCCCAGCTGATCGTCGTCGGCACACGCAAACGTGGCATCGGCGAGTCGATCCGCGAGTTCTTCACGGGATCCGTCGCCGCCCGCCTCGCGCATCGCCAGCACAGGCCCGTGCTCGTCGTGCCCCTGCAGGACCCGGTTCCCGACACTCAGCCCGAGATCTGGACCGAGTAG
- a CDS encoding DUF3073 domain-containing protein, which yields MGRGRQKAKHTKIARELKSFSPSVNYSALERELAHPSDAEDAYVDKWADEYADEDEDELEKA from the coding sequence ATGGGCCGTGGCCGTCAAAAGGCGAAACACACCAAGATCGCCCGCGAACTGAAGTCGTTCAGTCCGTCGGTGAACTACTCGGCGCTCGAGCGCGAACTCGCGCACCCGAGCGACGCTGAAGACGCATATGTCGACAAGTGGGCCGACGAGTATGCAGACGAAGACGAGGACGAACTCGAAAAGGCCTGA
- a CDS encoding MOSC domain-containing protein, producing the protein MARVVSLFRHPIKGFTPESVDSLTVRADGRIAGDRVLAFRFADATAPEHHDGLDHWPKAKGLSLQDFPGLAALRTDYDDARQRVRIEHAGAVLVEAGLDDAGRVELADAVTEFVLASAEGRRIRRPGRLPLVLVGDGVTSRFQDRARGYVSVHSRGSVDALSDALGFGIDDRRFRSNVVVDDVAPWSELDWTGELSIGRVSFRTAGPIVRCLATHANPDTGARDAKVLKTLTNDLGQDEPTLGRLLLPPRAAADGSAEWAGGTISVGDEVRAH; encoded by the coding sequence ATGGCTCGTGTCGTCTCGCTCTTCCGTCACCCGATCAAGGGCTTCACTCCCGAATCCGTCGATTCGCTGACCGTGCGAGCCGACGGCCGGATCGCGGGCGATCGCGTGCTGGCGTTCCGCTTCGCCGATGCGACGGCCCCGGAGCACCACGACGGCCTCGACCACTGGCCGAAGGCGAAGGGCCTCTCGCTGCAGGACTTCCCCGGGCTCGCGGCACTGCGCACCGACTACGACGATGCTCGGCAGCGCGTGCGGATCGAGCACGCCGGAGCAGTGCTCGTCGAGGCGGGACTCGATGACGCCGGCCGTGTGGAGCTCGCGGATGCCGTGACCGAGTTCGTGCTCGCGAGCGCGGAGGGCCGGCGCATCCGACGCCCAGGACGACTGCCGCTCGTGCTGGTGGGCGACGGTGTGACGTCGAGGTTCCAGGACCGCGCTCGCGGATACGTCTCGGTGCACAGTCGCGGCAGCGTCGACGCGCTCAGCGACGCCCTCGGCTTCGGCATCGATGACCGGCGATTCCGCTCGAACGTCGTCGTCGATGACGTCGCCCCGTGGTCCGAGCTCGACTGGACGGGTGAGCTGAGCATCGGTCGGGTGTCGTTCCGCACAGCGGGCCCGATCGTTCGGTGCCTGGCGACACACGCCAATCCCGACACCGGAGCCCGTGACGCGAAGGTGCTCAAGACCCTCACGAACGACCTCGGACAGGATGAGCCGACGCTCGGCAGGCTGCTGCTTCCGCCGCGTGCCGCGGCCGACGGATCCGCCGAGTGGGCCGGCGGCACCATCAGCGTCGGCGACGAGGTGCGGGCGCACTGA
- a CDS encoding MFS transporter, with protein MGGGVADLVTSGAQPLWRGRALALIGIVLVAFSLRSAVASLSPVLDHVAEDFAVSSVVVGLIGAAPPVCFAVFGLLTPLFERRFGLERVAVVAIALIATGLLLRSLAVDSTSLLAATTVVFAGVGSGNVLLPPLVKKYFPDRLGLMMTVYSTTMAVSTFVPPLVAVPLADSAGWRVSLGLWGVFAAIALVPWVAMLVTSRADAVAAAQTRVDPASTEVERDGYDAASVATGPIATTPANPRVFGRLWRLPMAWSIALVFAASSTLAYVSFAWLPSIMIDVGGVTPANAGLLLSLFGLMGLPCSLLVPILIVRFQATRPVFVISIACGLIGLLGFIFLPTVALPIWVVFFGLAPGLFPLALVLLSIRARTPESAVALSGFVQSIGYAVAAVFPLLIGLLHDMTDSWQIPLWLLVGVLIAVIPAGWIAGRRRTIEEDWERRHGRW; from the coding sequence GTGGGTGGAGGGGTCGCAGACCTCGTGACCTCGGGTGCGCAGCCGCTCTGGCGTGGTCGCGCCCTCGCGCTGATCGGCATCGTGCTGGTCGCCTTCTCGTTGCGCTCGGCAGTGGCATCCCTGTCACCGGTGCTCGACCACGTCGCCGAGGACTTCGCGGTCTCGTCGGTCGTCGTGGGTCTGATCGGTGCCGCGCCGCCCGTGTGCTTCGCCGTCTTCGGTCTGCTCACTCCGCTGTTCGAGCGCCGGTTCGGGCTCGAGCGCGTGGCCGTGGTCGCGATCGCGCTGATCGCGACCGGGCTGCTGCTGCGCAGCCTCGCCGTCGACTCGACGTCGCTGCTCGCCGCGACGACCGTGGTGTTCGCGGGTGTCGGCTCGGGCAACGTGCTGCTGCCGCCTCTGGTCAAGAAGTACTTCCCCGATCGACTCGGTCTGATGATGACCGTGTACTCGACCACCATGGCCGTGTCGACGTTCGTGCCGCCGCTCGTCGCGGTGCCGCTCGCCGACTCGGCGGGGTGGCGGGTCTCGCTCGGCCTGTGGGGCGTGTTCGCCGCGATCGCTCTGGTGCCGTGGGTGGCGATGCTGGTCACGAGCCGAGCGGATGCCGTCGCCGCCGCGCAGACACGCGTCGATCCCGCCTCGACCGAGGTCGAGCGCGACGGGTACGACGCGGCATCCGTGGCGACCGGCCCGATCGCGACGACGCCTGCGAACCCCCGGGTCTTCGGCCGGCTGTGGCGGTTGCCGATGGCATGGTCCATCGCGCTGGTGTTCGCGGCGTCGTCGACGCTGGCCTACGTCTCCTTCGCCTGGCTGCCCTCGATCATGATCGACGTGGGTGGGGTGACGCCGGCGAATGCGGGGCTGCTGCTCTCACTGTTCGGTCTGATGGGTCTGCCGTGCTCCCTGCTCGTGCCCATCCTCATCGTCCGGTTCCAGGCCACGCGACCCGTGTTCGTCATCTCGATCGCCTGTGGCCTCATCGGACTCCTCGGATTCATCTTCCTCCCGACGGTGGCGCTGCCGATCTGGGTCGTGTTCTTCGGCCTCGCGCCAGGGCTGTTCCCGCTCGCTCTCGTGCTGCTCAGCATCCGCGCGCGCACGCCGGAGAGCGCCGTGGCGCTCAGCGGGTTCGTGCAGAGCATCGGATACGCGGTCGCCGCGGTGTTCCCGCTGTTGATCGGTCTGCTGCACGACATGACCGACAGCTGGCAGATCCCGCTCTGGCTTCTCGTCGGCGTTCTGATCGCGGTGATCCCCGCCGGGTGGATCGCGGGTCGTCGTCGCACCATCGAAGAGGACTGGGAGCGCCGGCACGGTCGCTGGTGA